The nucleotide sequence TTAACTATACTATAAACATAATAAATGGAATTCTTTTTATGTTAtcctcaaaaaatatttcatttatacTATACATATACTATTACTGATTTACTTCAAGCGTAAAATGGACAAAGAGTGTCAACCTATATCTACATTTTCTTACTTCACttcattttaaatatatattttattattttcaagttATAagtatttcatatatttaattttttttttggtacaatgcatatatttaaattttaaaacgaTTGAgttgtaaatgatgaatttgtacAGAAAAGTTTAAGAccaatctataaaaaaaagtttgaaaaattagagaccaacatataaaaaaagtttaaagtgATGTTTTTAGTGTGAAGTAACGTGTTTTGACTTATACAAACCTTGtcggttttgtttttttttctaagaatAACCTTGTTGGCTTTAGTAACTGTGTAATCCTTGTTGGCTTATACAACCTTTGTtcgcttttttttttggttgagaaTAACCTTTGTTGGCTTCAGGAACTGTGTAATCCTTTGTTATATGATTAGGGTAAATATATGGTTAGGCTTAAGGTCACACCGAGTAGATGAGAGCAAGGTCGGAGCTAGGGGGCATGCAGTGAACATGACCACCtctatattttaactttttttatagaCTATTTAGAGGTAGGAAATATGAAGTCTCTCCCTAGATATGTAACTGGTTTTAGTGACAATGGAATtaaccaattttttctttttccattgcaattattataatgtttttttgtagTAGTGTTGATCCTCTCTTTATTACATATACTTTCCGACTCCACTTCAAAATGAGAGAAACTTGCATGATTTGGAAATTGGGATATACAAACTTAAAAACACACTTctgattataaaatctgaacaaTGACAATTTACAAGTTAGTCTCAAACTCCTTCTCTTATTTCTCCATTTTTGCATTTTACCCTAAAATACTCCTAGACCCcctaaaatatgaaaattgctACATTGTGTCATATTTCAAATCAGGTTGCTCGAATTCATCCCTTTTGAGAGTTTACCCACTATAAAACAAGAGGCTAGTTTGCATTTTCTCAAACATTTGgtgttttatttacatttttctaACTACTAGCTAGTTATGttcgaattttaaaatccaaaacatCATTTTAGTATTTCGGCATCTAAAATCCGAAACAGGCTCTAGTTACAGTCTTAGGGAGTTAGGGTGATATTGAGATGTCATTATCACATGAAAATAACTCCAAGAACAAGGAAAACTAGGGATAGCTCCCAATATGTATCTACCAAACTCATGAATAAGGAGCATAAAAGAAATTTTGGGGAGCGTTAGAGTTATGGGGGAACTAAAAAGCAATattctaaaatgaaaaaaattagggacCAATTTAAGCCCATAAGCTCAAACCCAGTATAAGCAAGCCAGAGGCTAGCCCACTTTATGCTTGTTGTTATTAATATGGCTGTGGTTTCTTTTGCCACCCCCTAACCTTCTCGCAAACCctatttgaattataaaatccgaaattaTGGAACCTTTTTGGAGGaatttttaacttgttttacacttttgattatataatccaaaattcaTAAGGCGCACGAGAAACCGGTAAGATAGGAAAAAATGGTGTGAGATTTGTGCCTTTTTATGaccttatttttattaaagatGATGCTTATGTTCCAACATAATTTGGTTCCTTCATCGCTGTTTTTGAATATTAACATAGGAAGTAGTATTAAAATTTAACGTTACGAAGAAGTTAGTATTTGTTGTCAATATAAGTCCATATAACAATGAAACACATCATATCTGATATGGAGTAATATGCGAGCAGAtctataatagttttttttttgtggtggctggggtttgaaccccggttTCAAACTAGACTTGGTTTTAACTGCATGCAAGGTGGAAAATTTCTTACCAATTCACTGGAAAGAAACAAATGAGGTGGGTTAATTTGGTGACTGGAGCCATCATCTACAGAAGAATAGAGATAAACCTTACCTTTGTACCCAGTCCACCGACAACATATCACGTGAATTTGCAGATTTAATGGCCAACTCTAGATATATAAGGTACAAATGAACTGAACTACTACCGTCTCTTTTGGTGGAAGTGGAACCATCTTCTTTCTTCCATGACAATCGAGACTATTCAAATGTGGAAATCTTCTTGTCACACCAAGCCCTACCACACTGTGACACCAATTACTACATTGCTATTACTGTTATATTACATGCACATGCTGGCATATACAAAGAATGAGAGACCTAGGGCAGGTGTCAAGTTGCCAGATTTTAACTTGGGGGGACTTATTCTAGGATATCAACAATTCATCACTTATGTTATTTTTAGTATAACATGTCATGATCgtttaatgtttgtttgtttctctaatgacaacttttgattttgaactAATTGATTTGatagaatttaattttaattggttttaaaataataataattaaaagtaGGTTAAATATAATGAAgtttatgtttgaatatatatatatttgggtaaaagttgttaaaacaattattcatcaaaGACTAGAAACCAATTGTGGaaataaaatctctaaattatacattttaattagaatcaattttaaaaacaaaatcaatttgtaTTTATGTTTGGACACAAGTTGTCATATTTGAACCGTATTCTCAAATAGATATATATTGCGGTTACACTATCACAATATTAATATACCAAAGTGACTTTAGTATAGGACAATGTAGTTCTGAAAGTTAGTTTCTAATCCAACATGATTCAAACACTACATTAGCTATTCGGCCTCTCCCCTTGCTCGAGACAAAGTATGTTGTCTTTTCGCAAACCAGGAGGTCAAATTATCACCAAGATATATACAATAATCAGAAATAGATCTTCGTATGTATGGACATCCAGCCCAATCTATGTGTGCATACGAGAGGAGCTTGTCGAGGGAGGAGGGATACATTTGGAGGCCAGACTCAATAGTGTCATTTCAACCATTTTTGTAAGAACAAGTCGAGTTTCTACCATGttttacgtgataagtgttatctctctctctctctctctctctctctctctctctctctctctctctctctctctctctctctctctctctctctctctctctctctctctctctctctctctctctctctctctctctctctctctctctctcatgatCGTAATATATGTTGCCCTTATTTTACTCTCATGATCTTTACCGTCAAACTTTTCGTCTCATACAACATTGTCGATTTTAGAGTAGTacgataatttttttctttaatttgaaCGGTACTTTTGTACTCCATATCAATTAGGATTTTGCTTAATTACGAGTACCCGAAACACTTTTTAAGGAttctaaattaagaaattattcatcaaaaaataaaatattacaattttcaatacattaaatacacaaatttttcaTACGATTTAAGGTTCTTAAAAAGTCCCTCAAGGACACACTCAAACACCAAAACTCTCCTCCTTTCACCCTCATCGGGTCTACGTATTAATTAAAGAGCTAAACAATGACCTTTGCCATACGACAATGATATTATCCCTCCAAAATTATTTAGTACATAAAAATAGTTAAGCCAATGTTGCcttaaacttcattttttttcttcttcttattcataTTTCGAAAAACAaaatctagagagagagagaaagagaattgAAGAGAAGAGTGTGATCATGATGTGAGCTTGTGAGGGACCAGAGAAAAAAGCCACGTAAACAAACACAGTTTTTGGTGCTATGAACAACTCATACAATGCAATGAATATGGCAATTTGACAATATCAATATGCATATGCAACGTTTCATCTTGATGATCAatcaatatatatacatatagggGACAAACGACAATTAAATTCGAGTATGGATCAATAAAGCCATAAAGTACGTACGCGGCTTCCGCACATAATACCACACTACCAAACCCACTATCCAGCTGTCTCTTTGCTTGCAATTTTGAGATGTCAATACATTTCACAAAACAAAGCTAAAAGACTCATAAATTGACTCAATAACCTTGAATTTGGTTTAACTGTTTTCTAGAATCCGCATTCACTTAGTCGAGACACAAGTGACCGTTTGATTTTaatgtaatttaaaaatatagagTTTGAATGTGAATCGTCCAATCTTAATCAAATAACCACTAAAATTCTAGAGTACGTGAATACGCGGAATCCTTAAAATTAAAGGTGAGCATGATCCAATTCCCTTTAGTTATACCTTCCCATCTTTTCACCTACCCATTTTCTACTATAAATAATCTCACTCACACAATTCAACCACATAAGCCTCAAACTTCCTTAGTGAGTTTTCCTTCCTCTGCTCTAGTGAGTGCCACTTTAGTTAACTTTCATATAGTTCATCTAAATCTTTTCTCAATATTCTACACTTTGACAGCAAGATGAAGCCAGCATTTGCAGCTATGTTACTTGTGTGTCTTATCCTTAGCTCATTTATGTTCGAAATGTCCATTGCTGGCACTGGTATGTTATAAGCTCAATTGGGAGTATATTACTCTATTAATAGTTATTCCTTTATTATACTCtactcattttaaatttttgatggTTGGTTTGAGGGTGAGAtgttttttagggaaaataatcatagtttaagatttttttccttaaaaaaactattCATAGTTTAAGATTTTTGTACACCGATTAAAagattatttaatttgattgatgtaatttatttgtaccaataccttcttttttttttttataatttattactctaaataagatttttaaatagaatattgaactacaaaaaattatactaattaaattaGATCACTGAATTTTAGTAATTTGTAATTAGAAGTAGAACCTAAAGATAAATTTATTTACAAGTTGAAGTATctaattcaaattatttataagtttgtaaGGATctaattaaaaatcatttagaaGTTTAGGGACTTGATTAAAAGTTTAGGATCTTGGCCCTATTTTTTGCTTTGTTACCTTTGTTATTCCGATGTATCTTGATACTCTtacatttagtttttttaatactttttgtGCTGAATTTTTCAAACTTTcagtaatatatttcattttagtttcttcaaaaaataaaaaagttcaggatctaattaaatatttttgacaaattcaaTGACTCCattacttcatatttttttcctttcattcaatgatgacctatttaaaaattCACAAATATACTATAGTTCATAGACCTAAAAGATCAActagtatatttttatatgttactAGTTTTATTTTGGACATATAGATTCAACAATTGatgatatatataatacatGAATCAGATTCAGGCCGTTTCTGTTCCTCCAAATGTGGGCAGAGGTGCTCTAAAGCTGGGATGAAGGACAGATGCATGAAGTTTTGTGGGATATGTTGCGGTAAATGTAAGTGTGTGCCATCAGGAACTTATGGGAACAAACATGAGTGCCCTTGTTATAGGGACATGAAGAACTCTAAGGGAAAGCCAAAATGCCCTTAATTAATTTCTTCTCCATATATACTCCATCTATATATACAACTTTGTTCCACTACTGGCCTGTATGTATGATGTATATATCTCTATCTTATGAGATATATATGTACTCTTCTTAGCTGATTAATCTTTGTGTCATATAGTATTGTGAAAGATAATTGGTATGATGAGAATGGGAATAAATCAGGGTCCTCTATAATGTGTAATGTGTTAATCAggttttatggtttttttaagtttataaaataaatactttGATTCTCATGATTGTATCTGTTTGTAATGTAaacttttaatttcttaattttaaataaacaaattttccttTTAGGCTGCTTGAGAATACCCTTTAAAGATAGAATTGGTATCTTTGACAGCAAGCATTTTGTTTGCATTGCTGTATTTTCTATACTTGAGTGTGATTTAATCTGCATATTTGTAAGCATAACCAGCAACCATAATTCTAAATTGTGATTACGGCCTAGTGACAGACATTTTGGACAATTATATCGCGGCAAAATGCATCCAATACGGCTAAAATTGCAATTACCGTGCAGTTTTAGAGACCTCTACAACTTCTATATTATACAGCAATATGAACCTAACTGTTGAATAATCTCTTTTGCTCTAGAATAATCTTTTTACTTTATTAATAACTCTCCGGCATACAGGACAAACTTTGCTCTTAGGGTTAGCAATTTGATCCGTCAAAGTAGAGTTGCTCTCCTCATCCATAATCCTGCACAAAAGCACTCTAATTAGAATCTCATATAATTCCAATTTTAATGCATGTTTGGACTGACATCGAGTTTAGTAAAATCATTGCGACGGTATCATTTCATTGAAACTCCAAATTGTGTCAAAATCACAGTGTCACATATGATTTTATCAAACTCATAGTAAATTCAAACATAGATTTAGTGTATACCTTTGTGCACAGTCATAGCAAGTGGCACAATGACCGCAAGGAACAAAGAAACAGTTGCGTTGTTCATCAAAACAAATTATGCATAACTTTTCATCATATAACTCCTCTGATACATCTGAATTTGTTTCTTCCTTTTCATGAAAAATGTTTGTTCCATATGTCACTGGATTAGGCTGCATCAGAGGTTCGGTTTCAGTTACTTCTTGCGCTTCAGCGACATTGTGAATTTCACCATAATCAGCTCCAAGGCAtttcaatatcataaaaatcaCAATCATGAAAACtccttcaaaatgaaaaaggtaAAAGTCAcatatagatataaaaaaaatgtaacataggaaacaaagttttcataaattaataatagttTAATTTAAGGTACCTAAAAGGATTATGTATGAAAAAACACGAGCCATAAAAGAAATTTCAACAAACcatgcatcatcatcatcatttccCTGTAGTCAATACATAGGAACCATAATGAATatacattgaaaaaaatatacaataataTGATATGAATTATAGCAATAATTAGTTAGTCTTACATTTTTTGGCGCTGTTAGAACTAAATAATATGTGATAGGGAAAAAAAGGTCGAGTTTGCACGATCCATTCCGAGTAGAGCACTTATTCGTGGCTTTCGTAGTATCATATATCTTTGCAGAAACATTGATATGCAAAGTCAAGATTATGTTCCTTGCATTCATGTTTAGAATCCCAATTTGGTACCTATCATCTTCCTCGACAATGTATTCAGCTCGTTTACCTGCCAATAGTAGTATCCATAATAGCAGTAATTAATAACAGAACATAATTTCAACACAAACACCCTGCATTTCATAAGCATATGTGAAGAAATTTATCTAAGTCAGCTGCTATCGCAATTTGAGTTGCAACATCAATGTTTGTATTGTTACCGCAACTATGCAGCTGTGATTTAGGCCATATTTTACTGCTTTCTACCCCAAAATTATACATTGCAAAGCAACCACTATTTAAAATCTTGGTCATAACAGTATCGAATCATATACTGAATTGTACATCGAAAAGATTTTAAACTACTTATCTTCaagcataagcacttgtgagaccgTTTGTGAGAACTTATAAAAACAGTTTAAGACATGTTTGTAAGCTCTCTAAGATAGCttatcaaaacaacttatagcttataagaaaacaatttgactatattttatcttttgtcatggaaatagcttataataagcacttatatgtgataactataagctgcaaattaagttgtttatctaaatGTGACCTATATACATTTGATCAgcattgaaaaaaatgaaaagttgcaTGCTAAATGCTAGTGCAAAGAATCTAACTATAAACACCTCTTACAGTATAAGCTTTGGAATCAGCTTACCATTGTTAGGCTCTAGTTTTTCAAACCTTTTTTCTCCTGTGAAACAAGAATGAATCTTTCATcagaaaaatgaaattcttgaagaataacataataaaaagaaaacctAGATTACAAAGAAATAATAACCTTTAATCACTATCCCCTCAAGCTTATTTAAACTGCTAGCTTCTGCTTCCCACCTCAAACAAATAGTGGAGCCTTCATTTAACCACAAAGAAATTCcctaaatatgaaaaaaaatcaaactaatatCTTCATAGGCTTTAAGACAacattagattaaaaaaaaaaaaaaaaaaatcttacctTGCGACTATATGCTTCAACAACTAAAAACTTCGATGTAGTCCAATTTATTTCGGAATTTAACTCTGGTTTCTCATTGAAAGCATAAAGATGAATATCATTATTAGCATTGGTATACTCATTTGTCACTTCAATTTGGTCCACAAAAAACGAACGTGATTGTATCAAACGCGATGAGCTTGGACCAAGAATCAAACGAGCGTCGCCATAGAATCCATATAAAATACTAGTTGAAACTGCAAAAGCAATTCAAatgaaagaataaataaaaaaataaaaaaagaatgtgACAATGTTTTAGAAAGATGATGAAAAGTGTACATGCCACACAAATAAATGGTAAATGTAGCAATAAAGAACGCCATAGTATCTTGCCATCCAATAGAGTACTGAGACTGTGTTTGAATTGGAACCATTGAGGATTGGTATGTTGAAGGATTAGGAAATGGTAACCATAGTGATCTTTGCATTGAGatggaattttattttctttgttgtcAATTTTCTTGCATAACAATATAAGGCCTAGAGTACTATAT is from Medicago truncatula cultivar Jemalong A17 chromosome 1, MtrunA17r5.0-ANR, whole genome shotgun sequence and encodes:
- the LOC11412560 gene encoding E3 ubiquitin-protein ligase APD1, which gives rise to MVPIQTQSQYSIGWQDTMAFFIATFTIYLCVSTSILYGFYGDARLILGPSSSRLIQSRSFFVDQIEVTNEYTNANNDIHLYAFNEKPELNSEINWTTSKFLVVEAYSRKGISLWLNEGSTICLRWEAEASSLNKLEGIVIKGEKRFEKLEPNNGKRAEYIVEEDDRYQIGILNMNARNIILTLHINVSAKIYDTTKATNKCSTRNGSCKLDLFFPITYYLVLTAPKNGNDDDDAWFVEISFMARVFSYIILLGVFMIVIFMILKCLGADYGEIHNVAEAQEVTETEPLMQPNPVTYGTNIFHEKEETNSDVSEELYDEKLCIICFDEQRNCFFVPCGHCATCYDCAQRIMDEESNSTLTDQIANPKSKVCPVCRRVINKVKRLF
- the LOC11411544 gene encoding peamaclein, which gives rise to MKPAFAAMLLVCLILSSFMFEMSIAGTDSGRFCSSKCGQRCSKAGMKDRCMKFCGICCGKCKCVPSGTYGNKHECPCYRDMKNSKGKPKCP